One genomic window of Roseobacter ponti includes the following:
- a CDS encoding carbohydrate kinase family protein, with translation MILCCGEALIDMIPAPVQTGGTGYVPHSGGAVFNTAVALGRLDVPTGFLTGLSKDLFGEQLRETLGNSRVDTRFCILSDRPTTLAFVRLTDGHATYTFYDENTAGRSLFPDQLPDLPDEIGALYFGGISLISEPCADFYAALAMRDADERLIVMDPNIRAGFIRDEDRYRARLDAMIRRTGILKVSDEDLEWILPGPGPLDEKAGAIAARGPKIVIVTRGREGAFASFSDGTMVTAPARRVEVVDTVGAGDTFNAGVLAALASDGLLTRAGLEEIDGPRMKSALEHGARVAAVTVSRAGANPPWSHELSGPDPD, from the coding sequence ATGATTTTGTGCTGCGGAGAAGCTCTGATCGATATGATCCCCGCCCCTGTGCAGACGGGCGGGACCGGCTATGTGCCCCATTCCGGTGGTGCGGTCTTCAATACTGCCGTGGCCCTCGGCCGGCTTGACGTGCCCACCGGGTTCCTGACCGGTCTTTCCAAAGACCTTTTTGGCGAACAGCTGCGCGAAACGCTTGGCAACAGCAGGGTGGATACGCGGTTCTGTATTCTCTCTGACCGCCCCACGACGCTGGCCTTCGTGCGCCTGACCGACGGCCATGCCACCTATACGTTTTACGATGAGAATACCGCCGGACGTTCGCTCTTTCCTGACCAGCTGCCCGATCTGCCCGATGAGATCGGCGCACTCTATTTCGGCGGCATCAGCCTGATCAGCGAGCCCTGCGCCGATTTCTATGCAGCGCTTGCGATGCGCGATGCGGACGAGCGCCTCATTGTGATGGATCCCAATATCCGCGCCGGTTTCATCCGGGACGAAGACCGTTACCGTGCGCGTCTGGATGCCATGATCCGGCGGACCGGTATTCTGAAAGTGTCCGATGAGGATCTGGAATGGATCCTGCCGGGCCCGGGACCGCTCGACGAGAAAGCAGGGGCCATTGCCGCCCGCGGGCCGAAAATCGTGATCGTGACCCGGGGCAGAGAGGGCGCATTTGCCTCTTTTTCAGACGGAACCATGGTCACAGCCCCCGCGCGCCGGGTTGAGGTGGTGGACACTGTGGGTGCGGGTGATACGTTCAATGCGGGCGTTCTGGCTGCGCTGGCATCAGACGGTTTGCTGACGCGCGCAGGCCTCGAAGAAATTGACGGGCCCCGGATGAAATCCGCCCTTGAGCATGGCGCGCGCGTGGCCGCCGTCACCGTCTCACGGGCCGGGGCCAACCCGCCCTGGTCACATGAACTGAGCGGGCCTGACCCGGACTGA
- the eda gene encoding bifunctional 4-hydroxy-2-oxoglutarate aldolase/2-dehydro-3-deoxy-phosphogluconate aldolase produces the protein MTPQDASRRAREICGMAPIVPVLVVNDASRARPLAEALVAGGLPALEVTLRTPAALEVIAEMAKVKGGVVGAGTLITPEDVRAAKDAGATFGVSPGATDALIDACEAMDLPLLAGAATATEAMKLLERGYDMLKFFPAEASGGAPALKAIGAPLPQVSFCPTGGVSPSNAMEYLSLSNVVCAGGSWVAPADLVASGDWAGIEALAREASTLGR, from the coding sequence ATGACCCCACAGGACGCAAGCAGACGCGCCCGAGAGATCTGCGGCATGGCACCGATCGTGCCGGTGCTGGTGGTCAATGACGCGAGCCGCGCGCGCCCGCTGGCCGAAGCGCTGGTGGCCGGCGGGTTGCCGGCCCTTGAGGTCACTCTGCGCACGCCGGCGGCACTTGAGGTCATCGCTGAGATGGCCAAAGTCAAAGGCGGCGTGGTGGGCGCCGGGACGCTGATCACGCCCGAAGATGTGCGTGCGGCCAAAGATGCGGGTGCCACGTTCGGAGTGTCCCCTGGTGCCACAGATGCGCTCATCGATGCCTGCGAAGCGATGGATCTGCCGTTGCTGGCGGGGGCCGCGACCGCAACAGAGGCGATGAAGCTTCTCGAGCGTGGTTATGACATGCTGAAGTTTTTCCCCGCAGAAGCCTCGGGCGGTGCTCCGGCCCTCAAAGCCATCGGCGCGCCGCTGCCGCAGGTCTCTTTCTGCCCGACAGGGGGTGTCAGCCCGTCGAACGCGATGGAGTACCTGTCGCTTTCGAATGTGGTCTGCGCGGGCGGCAGCTGGGTTGCGCCTGCTGATCTGGTGGCCTCCGGCGACTGGGCCGGTATTGAGGCGCTGGCGCGGGAGGCCTCAACGCTTGGTCGCTGA